In Natronomonas halophila, one DNA window encodes the following:
- a CDS encoding thiolase domain-containing protein, with translation MATVRIAGTGLTPFGEHSGRTGRDLFAEAGLTALNDADVDPDAVEHLFYGNFMGELAEHQGHQGPLMAEAVGVQAPATRLEAACASSGVAVREGVKTIRSGEADVVLVGGAERMTDMGTSGATDGLSIAADDLFEIKAGMTFPGAYALMASAYMRDNDADADDLGHIAVKNHDNALENDKAHFQSAITLEDAIEAPRVATPLGLYDACPISDGAAAVVLTSEKFAAEHDLDAPVSVTGSGQGGDNLALQERDTLWKTPAAEVAAEEAYAEAGIDADDVDCAEVHDCFTIAEVLATESLGFFEPGEGLEAAKNGETTRDGSLPVNLSGGLKAKGHPVGATGAAQIAELTELLAGHHARSDSVPGASVGVAHNAGGTVATATVHVLEHEEVES, from the coding sequence ATGGCAACCGTACGTATCGCAGGGACGGGGCTGACCCCGTTCGGCGAACACTCGGGGCGAACCGGCCGGGACCTCTTCGCCGAGGCCGGCCTCACGGCGCTCAACGACGCCGACGTCGACCCCGATGCCGTCGAACACCTGTTCTACGGGAACTTCATGGGCGAGTTGGCAGAACACCAGGGCCATCAGGGGCCGCTGATGGCCGAAGCCGTCGGCGTACAGGCACCGGCGACACGGCTGGAAGCGGCGTGTGCCTCCAGCGGCGTCGCGGTCCGCGAGGGCGTCAAAACCATCCGCAGTGGCGAGGCCGACGTCGTACTGGTCGGCGGCGCCGAACGGATGACCGACATGGGGACCTCAGGAGCGACCGACGGACTCTCGATTGCCGCCGACGACCTCTTCGAAATCAAGGCCGGGATGACCTTCCCCGGCGCCTACGCGCTGATGGCCTCGGCGTACATGCGCGACAACGACGCCGACGCCGATGACCTCGGCCACATCGCGGTCAAGAACCACGACAACGCCCTCGAAAACGACAAGGCCCACTTCCAGTCGGCGATTACGCTGGAGGACGCTATCGAGGCCCCGCGCGTGGCGACCCCGCTCGGCCTCTACGACGCCTGTCCCATCTCCGATGGCGCGGCGGCCGTCGTGCTGACCAGCGAGAAATTCGCCGCCGAACACGACCTCGACGCCCCGGTATCGGTGACCGGGTCGGGACAGGGTGGCGACAACCTCGCACTGCAGGAACGGGACACCCTCTGGAAGACACCGGCCGCCGAGGTGGCCGCCGAGGAGGCCTACGCCGAGGCCGGCATCGACGCCGACGACGTCGACTGCGCCGAGGTCCACGACTGCTTTACCATCGCCGAGGTGCTCGCGACCGAATCCCTCGGCTTCTTCGAGCCCGGCGAAGGACTCGAAGCCGCCAAAAACGGCGAAACGACTCGCGACGGTTCGCTGCCGGTCAACCTCTCGGGCGGCCTGAAGGCCAAGGGCCATCCCGTCGGCGCGACGGGCGCCGCACAAATCGCGGAACTCACCGAACTGCTGGCGGGCCATCACGCCCGGTCGGATTCGGTTCCCGGCGCGAGCGTTGGCGTTGCGCACAACGCCGGTGGAACGGTCGCGACGGCGACGGTACACGTCCTCGAACACGAGGAGGTCGAATCATGA
- a CDS encoding Zn-ribbon domain-containing OB-fold protein, whose translation MTIEMRHDGYDDLLDAIKEGDGYYLACPNGHGTVPPRRICPDCGSRELTEASLPETGDIVAATTISVSGPQFEEDTPYVTAIAEFDEVRLTGLVRGADAEPTPGATVRVTVGETATENDRALVFRLD comes from the coding sequence ATGACGATCGAGATGCGCCACGACGGCTACGACGACCTGCTGGACGCCATCAAGGAGGGTGACGGCTACTATCTGGCCTGCCCGAACGGCCACGGCACCGTGCCACCGCGGCGAATCTGCCCGGACTGCGGGAGTCGCGAACTGACCGAAGCGTCGCTGCCGGAAACGGGCGACATCGTCGCCGCGACGACCATCTCCGTCTCCGGGCCGCAGTTCGAGGAGGACACCCCGTACGTGACGGCCATCGCCGAGTTCGACGAGGTGCGCCTGACGGGACTCGTCCGCGGAGCGGACGCCGAACCGACGCCCGGAGCGACTGTACGTGTCACCGTCGGTGAAACGGCGACCGAAAACGACAGAGCGCTCGTCTTCCGACTCGACTGA
- a CDS encoding response regulator, which translates to MARPTRVLIVDDDPSLADLMASQLRDLRDEFSIRVETDPNDALDAVDEEDIDCVLSDYHMPEMNGLELLRYVRQMDPNIPFILFTARGSEEIASNAVSEGVTDYFRKRRGEEQWRVLANRIENVAARYRAEKAAHRRENALRELTRTVIDSVSTPVDELLELGRETLELEYAAFLRIDDGESELLVESVADGTDIATGHGVPLSEALADVDFDDGGVTAVTAEESAETDAPNGFRTYVGAPVYVGDRRYGTMCFCDRESPIEFTAWERAFVELLANLLGHELTDEWARDQSEAVRSAKSRLDHAREALDEGDEATARAELDAIEELLERDPPASIPVSVELS; encoded by the coding sequence ATGGCGCGCCCCACCCGCGTTCTCATCGTCGATGACGACCCCTCCCTCGCCGATTTGATGGCGAGTCAGTTGCGGGACCTTCGCGATGAGTTCTCCATCCGGGTCGAAACCGACCCCAACGACGCGCTCGACGCCGTCGACGAGGAGGACATCGACTGCGTGCTGAGCGACTACCACATGCCCGAGATGAACGGCCTGGAGTTGCTCCGATACGTCCGGCAGATGGACCCGAACATCCCGTTTATTCTCTTTACCGCCCGTGGCAGCGAGGAAATCGCCAGCAACGCTGTTTCGGAGGGCGTCACCGACTACTTCCGGAAACGCCGGGGCGAAGAACAGTGGCGCGTCCTCGCCAACCGCATCGAGAACGTCGCCGCCCGCTACCGCGCCGAAAAGGCCGCCCACCGCCGCGAGAACGCGCTTCGAGAACTCACCCGAACGGTCATCGACAGCGTCTCGACGCCCGTCGACGAACTGCTCGAACTCGGCCGGGAGACGCTCGAACTCGAATACGCTGCCTTCCTCCGCATCGACGACGGCGAAAGCGAACTCCTCGTCGAGAGCGTCGCCGACGGGACCGACATCGCGACCGGTCACGGTGTCCCGCTCTCCGAGGCCCTCGCCGACGTCGACTTCGATGACGGCGGCGTAACCGCAGTTACCGCGGAGGAATCCGCAGAGACGGACGCCCCCAATGGATTCCGAACCTACGTCGGCGCCCCGGTCTACGTCGGGGACCGCCGCTACGGCACGATGTGTTTCTGTGACCGCGAGTCGCCCATCGAGTTCACCGCCTGGGAGCGCGCCTTCGTCGAGTTGCTCGCCAACCTGCTCGGCCACGAACTCACGGACGAGTGGGCCCGCGACCAGAGCGAGGCGGTCCGCTCGGCCAAGAGTCGCCTCGACCACGCCCGCGAGGCGCTCGACGAGGGCGACGAAGCGACGGCCCGCGCCGAACTGGACGCCATCGAGGAACTGCTCGAACGCGACCCGCCGGCGTCGATTCCCGTCTCCGTCGAACTCTCCTAG
- a CDS encoding alpha/beta fold hydrolase: MNLKRLLGGTAVGIGATVAGNRLLSRDESDLPPPLGHDLSTYRWRGFDIAYTEAGDPTDPDLLLLHGINAAASSHEFRYIVDALAEEYHVLAPDLPGFGHSDRPPLLYSDGLYATFIRDFTDELTYEPTVVASSLTAAYVADAADDLDVESFVFVCPTASTIPGRRAWLRSLFRLPVAGEGLYNLLVSKPAIRYFLADHAFDGRVSEEWVEYDWLTAHQHGARFAPASFISGFLDSDVDVAAALREADVPTTIVWGREADLPPLSEGRELAKEADARLVVFDNADLLPHAEHPEAFVDELF; this comes from the coding sequence ATGAACCTGAAGCGACTGCTGGGTGGGACCGCTGTCGGCATCGGCGCGACTGTCGCCGGCAATCGACTCCTGAGTCGCGACGAGAGCGACCTGCCGCCGCCGCTCGGCCATGACCTGTCGACCTATCGCTGGCGGGGCTTCGACATCGCGTACACGGAGGCGGGCGACCCGACGGACCCCGACCTGCTTCTCCTGCACGGCATCAATGCGGCGGCATCGAGCCACGAGTTCCGATACATCGTCGACGCGCTGGCCGAGGAGTATCACGTGCTGGCACCTGACCTACCCGGATTCGGCCACTCCGACCGACCGCCCTTGCTGTATTCGGACGGTCTCTATGCCACGTTTATCCGGGATTTCACCGACGAACTGACCTACGAACCGACGGTGGTGGCCTCGTCACTTACGGCAGCCTACGTCGCGGATGCGGCCGATGACCTTGACGTCGAGTCGTTCGTCTTCGTCTGCCCGACGGCGTCGACCATTCCCGGTCGCCGGGCGTGGCTCCGCTCGCTGTTCCGACTACCGGTCGCCGGCGAGGGGCTCTACAACCTCCTCGTCTCCAAGCCGGCGATTCGGTATTTCCTCGCCGACCACGCCTTCGACGGGCGGGTATCCGAGGAATGGGTCGAATACGACTGGCTGACCGCCCATCAGCATGGCGCCCGCTTTGCGCCGGCCTCGTTCATCAGTGGTTTCCTCGATTCCGACGTCGACGTCGCGGCGGCGCTTCGGGAGGCCGACGTTCCGACGACCATCGTCTGGGGTCGCGAGGCCGACCTCCCGCCGCTGTCGGAGGGTCGAGAACTCGCGAAGGAAGCCGACGCGCGGCTAGTCGTCTTCGATAACGCGGACCTGTTGCCGCACGCAGAACACCCCGAGGCGTTCGTCGACGAACTGTTCTAG
- the meaB gene encoding methylmalonyl Co-A mutase-associated GTPase MeaB, whose translation MSDNETLVDELLAGKHRALARVITKIENRSPGYRDLVSQLHEDTGDAEVIGITGSPGAGKSTLVDKMAAEYRDRGETVGVIAIDPSSPFTGGAVLGDRIRMASNRGDMDVFFRSMSARGSLGGLSTATTDAVKALDAFGKDKIIVETVGAGQNEIEIVKTADTVAVLVPPGSGDDVQMLKAGILEIADVFVVNKADMDGADRTVKELREMVHMRDASPMAGHHGAGTINPDEGDDEDEEDDGWEPAIVETVAKTGEGVDEFLATLADHADWLVETGELETQERQRYAAEIRTLLREDSASLLAEEIDTQGGLDQYVDQVVARETDPYSVADDLIDPLEECVRERRDE comes from the coding sequence ATGAGCGACAACGAGACGCTCGTCGACGAGTTGCTGGCGGGCAAGCATCGCGCGCTCGCACGCGTCATCACGAAAATCGAAAACCGCTCGCCGGGCTATCGCGACCTGGTGTCGCAACTCCACGAGGATACGGGCGATGCCGAAGTCATCGGTATCACAGGCTCGCCCGGCGCCGGCAAATCGACGCTCGTGGACAAGATGGCCGCCGAGTACCGCGACCGCGGGGAGACGGTCGGCGTCATCGCCATCGACCCCTCCTCGCCGTTTACCGGCGGGGCCGTCCTCGGCGACCGGATTCGGATGGCCTCCAACCGCGGCGACATGGACGTCTTCTTTCGGTCCATGTCCGCCCGCGGCTCGCTCGGTGGCCTCTCGACGGCGACGACGGACGCGGTGAAGGCACTGGACGCCTTCGGCAAGGACAAAATCATCGTCGAGACCGTGGGTGCCGGTCAAAACGAGATTGAAATCGTCAAGACGGCCGACACCGTCGCGGTGCTGGTGCCGCCGGGGTCGGGCGACGACGTCCAGATGCTGAAGGCGGGCATCCTCGAAATCGCCGATGTCTTCGTCGTCAACAAGGCTGATATGGACGGCGCCGACCGGACTGTCAAGGAACTGCGCGAGATGGTCCACATGCGTGATGCATCGCCGATGGCGGGCCACCACGGCGCCGGGACCATCAATCCCGACGAGGGCGACGACGAAGACGAGGAGGACGACGGCTGGGAACCGGCTATCGTCGAGACGGTCGCCAAGACCGGCGAGGGCGTCGACGAGTTCCTGGCGACGCTGGCGGACCACGCCGACTGGCTCGTCGAGACGGGCGAACTCGAAACGCAGGAACGCCAGCGCTACGCCGCGGAAATCCGGACGCTGCTCCGGGAGGATAGCGCCTCGCTGTTGGCCGAAGAAATCGACACTCAGGGCGGCCTCGACCAGTACGTCGACCAGGTCGTCGCCCGAGAGACGGACCCCTATTCGGTTGCCGACGACCTCATCGACCCGCTTGAGGAGTGCGTTCGGGAACGCCGCGACGAATAG
- a CDS encoding cobalamin B12-binding domain-containing protein → MSTEQEEHGDGRTIRCLVAKVGLDGHDRGAHVIARAFRDAGFEVIYSGLHKSPDEIVQAAVQEDVDVLGISILSGAHDTLVPKIIDGLKEYDAFEDTLILVGGIVPDEDREELYELGVAEIFGPGASMQETIDFVRENVPER, encoded by the coding sequence ATGAGCACAGAGCAGGAGGAGCACGGCGACGGGCGAACGATTCGGTGTCTCGTGGCCAAAGTAGGTCTCGATGGGCACGACCGCGGCGCACACGTCATCGCTCGGGCGTTCCGCGATGCCGGCTTCGAAGTCATCTATTCGGGCCTTCACAAGTCCCCGGACGAAATCGTGCAGGCGGCCGTTCAGGAGGACGTCGACGTCCTCGGGATTTCGATTCTCTCCGGTGCGCACGACACGCTGGTGCCGAAGATTATCGACGGCCTCAAAGAATACGACGCCTTCGAGGACACCCTCATTCTTGTCGGCGGTATCGTCCCCGACGAGGACCGCGAGGAACTCTACGAGTTGGGCGTCGCCGAGATATTCGGCCCCGGCGCGTCGATGCAGGAAACCATCGACTTCGTGCGCGAGAACGTCCCTGAGCGATAA
- a CDS encoding DUF7385 family protein has translation MDIDTDELLASLTPREENQAIKSYQNTVAVACPACEEPFDDLVVCKQNPTSLNLSKQLDLCVGVEDDQAFIFTHKPE, from the coding sequence ATGGACATCGATACCGACGAACTGCTGGCGTCGCTGACGCCGCGTGAGGAAAACCAGGCTATCAAGTCCTATCAGAACACCGTCGCCGTCGCCTGCCCGGCCTGCGAGGAACCGTTCGACGACCTCGTCGTCTGCAAGCAGAACCCGACCAGTCTCAACCTCTCGAAACAGCTGGACCTCTGTGTCGGCGTCGAGGACGACCAGGCGTTCATCTTCACCCACAAACCCGAGTGA
- a CDS encoding DUF7289 family protein — protein MQPSGSQHDRAQTSPLSVLLILSITLTAAAVIVVFGGSALEGVQQESQVGQAEQAMTQFDSRAAQVALGDSSSQNVNIGQQNGNYRVDEDAGAIRIYHGNYNNSQTEYIYGSETDWVSLGAVVYQGQNTQIAYQGGGVWRQDAGGNAMMVSPPEFHYRYATLTFPLIRVNGTDSAGGRTNARITRVETASSIYPVPGKHYNGDSNNREYLNPVQDGNMTIEVRSEYCEGWRTYLAERTEGEVTECDSNNTVTAQLITLGTQGEFSVMRGSTLRIRGQEGDEPLNNFNLTFESDSNSGFNNFEWKMANDDGADKQFEIYIESEGDGTGTPVHMHLYYSEDGGEPYRSWTLNSSSSDAFKVEGSGEDATLTVDLLNGSRQMVYEDFGTYDLAQGNSDGAGPIFRSGDGEFNSSETITVNGTDYNPGDTAPLDTVIQHYFAKVGDLDLTIDERQQGNAGLDPDGSSGTIMYDGGGRVVTYLHITENRIRIELN, from the coding sequence ATGCAGCCTTCGGGGAGCCAACACGACCGAGCACAGACGTCGCCGCTCAGCGTGTTACTCATCCTCTCGATTACGCTCACCGCGGCGGCCGTCATCGTCGTCTTCGGCGGGTCCGCCCTCGAAGGAGTCCAGCAGGAATCCCAGGTCGGCCAGGCCGAACAGGCCATGACCCAGTTCGACTCCCGAGCGGCACAGGTCGCGTTGGGCGACTCCTCATCCCAGAACGTCAACATCGGCCAGCAGAACGGGAACTATCGGGTCGACGAGGACGCCGGCGCCATCCGTATATATCACGGGAATTATAATAATTCGCAGACCGAATACATCTACGGCAGCGAAACCGACTGGGTCTCGCTCGGGGCCGTCGTCTATCAGGGCCAGAACACCCAGATAGCCTATCAGGGCGGCGGCGTCTGGCGACAGGACGCCGGCGGTAACGCCATGATGGTCTCCCCACCGGAGTTCCACTACCGGTATGCGACCCTGACCTTCCCCCTGATTCGCGTCAACGGCACCGACTCCGCGGGCGGCCGAACCAATGCCCGCATTACCCGCGTCGAAACCGCGTCGAGCATCTATCCCGTTCCCGGCAAACACTATAACGGCGACTCGAACAACCGCGAGTACCTCAATCCGGTACAGGACGGGAACATGACTATCGAAGTCAGAAGCGAGTACTGTGAGGGCTGGCGAACCTATCTGGCCGAGCGGACCGAAGGCGAGGTCACCGAGTGTGACAGCAACAACACCGTCACGGCACAGCTAATCACCCTCGGGACACAGGGCGAGTTCAGCGTCATGAGAGGTTCAACGCTCCGAATCCGAGGACAGGAAGGCGACGAACCGCTTAACAATTTCAACCTGACCTTCGAGAGCGATTCAAATTCCGGCTTCAACAACTTCGAGTGGAAGATGGCAAATGACGATGGCGCCGACAAGCAGTTCGAAATCTACATCGAATCCGAGGGGGATGGAACCGGCACGCCGGTGCATATGCATCTCTACTACAGCGAGGACGGGGGTGAACCCTACCGAAGTTGGACGCTCAACAGTTCGAGTTCCGACGCTTTCAAAGTCGAGGGGAGTGGCGAGGACGCGACGCTCACGGTGGACCTACTCAACGGGAGTCGACAGATGGTCTACGAGGACTTCGGCACCTACGATTTGGCGCAGGGCAACAGCGATGGTGCAGGACCGATCTTCCGAAGTGGGGACGGAGAATTCAATAGTAGCGAGACGATTACCGTCAATGGAACCGACTACAACCCCGGTGATACCGCACCCCTCGACACGGTCATACAGCACTACTTCGCCAAGGTCGGCGACCTCGATTTGACCATCGACGAGCGCCAACAGGGGAACGCCGGTCTCGACCCCGATGGGTCGTCCGGCACCATCATGTATGACGGCGGCGGCCGCGTCGTTACGTATCTCCACATCACCGAAAACCGAATTCGCATCGAACTGAACTGA
- a CDS encoding DUF7289 family protein, translating to MRDDERAVSELIGFVLVFSLVLGTVSVVYIAGLQGLHDTRDAERLQNAERAFDVLANNFQELGRGEAPNRATEIRLADSQLMMEERYRSRFRVNENNVSEAAPRPIVFDGGTGVRIVYEQGAVIRNDVGGGARMLRTPDYLFGSQRTVVRYIEPRGGEQSVGGTTTALVRGQRTSPFLVYGQNVSGVDVEFDLETTAARAPAWMRYFDTQESLNGCTMSPSDAEGETLVTITCSVDTNELYVSRVLVDVQIST from the coding sequence ATGCGTGACGACGAGCGGGCCGTCAGCGAGCTTATCGGCTTCGTGTTGGTGTTCTCGCTGGTGTTGGGTACGGTGAGCGTGGTCTACATCGCCGGTCTTCAGGGTCTCCACGATACGCGGGACGCCGAACGGCTCCAGAACGCCGAGCGCGCCTTCGACGTGCTGGCGAACAACTTTCAGGAACTCGGCCGCGGTGAGGCCCCGAACCGGGCGACCGAAATCCGTCTGGCCGACTCCCAATTGATGATGGAAGAACGGTACCGGTCGCGGTTTCGGGTCAACGAGAATAACGTCTCCGAGGCGGCGCCACGGCCCATCGTCTTCGACGGGGGGACGGGTGTCCGCATCGTCTACGAGCAGGGCGCGGTTATCCGCAACGACGTCGGTGGCGGCGCTCGGATGCTGCGGACGCCGGATTACCTGTTCGGTTCCCAGCGGACCGTCGTCAGGTACATCGAACCGCGCGGCGGCGAGCAAAGCGTCGGCGGAACGACGACGGCACTGGTTCGCGGCCAGCGAACCAGTCCGTTCCTGGTTTACGGACAGAACGTCTCGGGGGTGGACGTCGAATTCGACCTCGAAACGACGGCGGCGCGCGCGCCGGCCTGGATGCGATATTTCGACACGCAGGAGAGTCTCAATGGGTGTACTATGTCACCGAGCGATGCGGAAGGAGAGACGCTCGTGACGATTACCTGTAGCGTCGATACCAACGAACTCTACGTCTCACGGGTGCTCGTCGACGTTCAGATATCGACTTGA
- a CDS encoding DUF7266 family protein, which translates to MADVGDDRAVSPVFGYALTLSISTLLITGLLVAAGGFVDNQRELTSENELEVIGHQVAADIAAADRLSRTNGVDTSELSITRTVPQRIVGSSYRIYLRTGGNGPTDPYLELRVTDPEVTVTVGLAVAPSTTVAESSTGGGQVMVEVDGGDLVIRDA; encoded by the coding sequence ATGGCGGATGTAGGCGACGACCGGGCCGTTTCGCCGGTCTTCGGGTACGCCCTTACCTTGAGCATCTCGACGCTGCTTATCACCGGACTGCTGGTCGCTGCCGGCGGGTTCGTCGACAACCAGCGCGAGCTGACGTCGGAAAACGAACTGGAGGTCATCGGCCATCAGGTCGCGGCGGACATCGCGGCGGCCGACCGACTCAGTCGGACGAACGGCGTCGACACCTCCGAGCTATCGATAACGCGGACGGTTCCTCAACGCATCGTCGGCTCGTCCTATCGAATCTACCTCCGAACCGGCGGAAACGGGCCGACCGACCCGTATCTCGAATTGCGGGTAACCGACCCCGAGGTGACGGTAACGGTCGGCCTTGCGGTGGCACCGTCGACGACTGTCGCCGAAAGCAGTACCGGAGGCGGCCAAGTCATGGTCGAAGTAGACGGCGGGGACTTGGTGATTCGCGATGCGTGA
- a CDS encoding DUF7288 family protein, with product MWDDSDGTRGQAYTLEAIIAALLIVSSLTFALQVTAVTPLSASTSNQHIENQQRASANGVLTAAQESGALKEAVLYWNDTAQRFYNTSLFNYYTNEHPDNEFGRILDRAFVGRGLAVNVELHTPGQSSPQPMVYRGEPSDNAVTASRMITLYDEDTLTAPGHENTNLSSASSYGRAVPERTNSDVYNVVRVEVTVWRM from the coding sequence ATGTGGGACGACAGCGACGGAACGCGAGGGCAGGCGTACACGCTGGAGGCGATTATCGCGGCGCTGCTCATCGTGTCGAGTCTCACCTTCGCGCTGCAGGTGACGGCGGTTACGCCCCTGTCGGCGAGCACGTCGAACCAGCACATCGAAAACCAGCAGCGTGCGTCGGCCAACGGCGTGTTGACGGCCGCCCAGGAATCCGGCGCGCTGAAAGAGGCCGTCCTCTACTGGAACGACACGGCACAGCGGTTCTACAACACATCCCTGTTCAACTACTACACCAACGAACATCCCGACAACGAGTTCGGGCGCATCCTCGACCGCGCGTTCGTGGGCCGAGGGCTCGCGGTCAACGTCGAACTGCATACCCCCGGCCAATCCTCCCCACAGCCGATGGTGTATCGCGGCGAACCGAGCGACAACGCCGTCACCGCGAGTCGGATGATAACGCTGTACGACGAGGACACGCTGACGGCGCCGGGCCACGAGAATACGAACCTCTCGTCGGCCAGCAGCTACGGCCGGGCCGTCCCCGAACGGACGAACAGCGACGTCTACAACGTGGTCCGGGTGGAGGTGACCGTATGGCGGATGTAG
- a CDS encoding DUF7287 family protein, translating into MSGTRAQTTLDFAIAMGIFLLAVAFVFTFIPSLTSPFVDSNQERSVVADRTASHLAEGALGDPNRPLIVEEPCATAFFGNNSVPTECDGFGDHGSDQPRKRLGLSDDVGYHIRLVHVDASASDADRYRTACNNGTTVIHEEDSTRACDVRYEIGTEPTTSSSVTVARRIVTVEPCDFEGADACDATLLVEVY; encoded by the coding sequence ATGTCGGGAACGCGCGCACAGACGACGCTGGATTTCGCCATCGCGATGGGGATCTTCCTCTTGGCGGTGGCGTTCGTCTTTACGTTCATCCCATCGCTGACGTCGCCGTTCGTCGATAGCAATCAGGAACGCAGCGTGGTAGCCGACCGCACCGCGAGCCATCTCGCGGAGGGGGCGCTGGGCGACCCCAACCGGCCGCTCATCGTCGAGGAGCCGTGTGCAACGGCCTTCTTCGGGAACAACAGCGTGCCCACCGAGTGTGATGGGTTCGGTGACCACGGTAGCGACCAGCCCCGCAAACGGCTCGGACTCAGCGACGACGTCGGCTACCACATCCGTCTCGTTCACGTCGATGCCAGCGCTTCCGATGCGGACCGGTATCGGACGGCCTGCAACAACGGCACGACGGTCATCCACGAGGAGGATAGCACCCGGGCCTGCGACGTTCGCTACGAGATCGGCACGGAGCCGACCACGTCGAGTTCGGTAACGGTCGCCCGACGCATCGTCACGGTCGAACCGTGTGACTTCGAAGGGGCCGACGCCTGTGACGCGACCCTGCTGGTGGAGGTGTACTGA